The Bradyrhizobium sp. WSM471 genome includes the window CACGAGGTCAGCGGCGAGCTTGACCCACATGTCGCCGGTATCACCAAAACCGTGGATCAGGATCACGGCAGGCCCCTGACCGCCGACGCGAACATGAATCTGCGTGCCGTTGGCCGCGATGGTTTTAGTCTTGAAGCCGGCCGGAAACTGTTCGACCTCGGCGCGCGCGGCAGGGGCGAGCAGCATGAGAACAATGGCGAGATATCTTGCGCGCACCGGCGCCTCCGATCATCTTGTATTTCAGTCCAGTGACCGAAGGCTCTTAGGCCGGCCGGAGCAGATCGTCCAGCGCGCTCATCGAGGCCTTTCGAAGCGCGGCGAGCTCGCGGGCGGCACTCTGGCATTCGGGCGTGGACATCGTGACCGCCGCCAGCTCGACCTCACGGCAGCGCTCGAACAAGCGGACCAAGCCGAGCGCACTCGCGCCGCTGCCGAGTTGATGCGCGCAGCGTGCGAGTTGCGTGGCATCGCCAATCACTGCTGCCTTGGCGATGTCCTCGACCAGCTTTTCGCTGGTCTGTTCCAGCAGGTCGTGGAGTTTTGCGATCTGCGCCGCGCCCAGCAGCTCTTTCTGGTCATCGAGGAGATGCCGGTCGATCAACGCGCCTGCGGCGAGTTGCGCCGCCGCTGGCTGGTTCTGGGCATCGTCCTCGATCGCCTCGCGCAGCGCATTGATCAGGATCGGCTTGCTGACGATCTTGGCAATGCCTGCCCCCGCGAGCCGCTCGCGGGCGCGGCGCGACATGTCGGCGGTTACCGCGATGATGCGCGGCATGGTCGGCAGATCGAGCGTTCGGATCCGCGATGCCGCCTCGACGCCGTCCATGTCGGGCATGTGCAGATCCATCAGGATGACATCGAACGCCTGGTCGCGCGCGTGTGCGATGGCCGACGCGCCGTTCGTGGCGATGGTGGCGTGGTGGCCGAGCCTCTTCAACATCGCTTCACCGACCTCGCAATTGACGGGGTCGTCGTCGACCAGCAGCACGCGAAGCTGCCGCGATGGCGGCTGAACCGCGCCTTGCGCGATGTCGGTCGTGGCGAGGCCAAGCGGGACCTCAAGCATGAACGAGCTGCCCGTACCCGGCGTGCTCGCCACCGTCAGCTCGCCGCACATCAGGCGGGTGAGGCGCCGCGCGATCGCCAGTCCAAGGCCGGTGCCGCCGAACCGCCGCGCGATGCTGTCGTCGGCCTGGACGAAATCCTCGAAAATCCGCTCGTGCATGTCGGGCGCGATGCCGATGCCGGTATCGCGAACGGTGATGCGCAGCAGGACATGATCGTCATGTGCCTCGGCGGCCGCGCTCAAGCCGATGACGCCGCGCGGGGTGAACTTGATCGCGTTGCCGATCAGATTGAGCAGGATGCGATTGAGCCGCACCGGATCGCCATGCACGGAGGTGTTGATCGTCGCATCGCAGGCGAGATCGAAGGTCAGGCCCTTGTGAGAGGCCTGCGGACGCATCAGATCGGCGGCCGCTTCGATGAGCTGGTCGAGGCGGAAATCGCGGGTCTCAAGAGTCTCGGCGCTGGCCTCCAGGCGCGCATATTCGAGGATGCCGTCGACCAGCGCGATCAGCGTTTCGCCCGACGCGGCCGCGGTCGTGAGGTGGCGCCGCTGCACTTCGCCGAGGCTGCCGTCGTCGAGCGTTTGCAGCACGCCCATGACGCCGTTCAGCGGCGTTCGTAGCTCGTGGCTGACGACCGCGAGAAAGCGCGATTTGGTCTCGTTGGCTGCGACCGCCGCGCTGCGCGCGCGCTCGGCGGCATCGTGCTCGGCAAGGGCCTGGTCGCGGGTCCTTTCCAGTTCGGAGGTGCGCTCGATCACCTTGCGCTCGAGCGTCGCATAGGATTCGCGCAAGTGAGCGGCCATCCGGTTGAACTGATCGCCGAGCGCCTCCAGCTCGTCGCCGGTCCTGATCGCGAGCCGCAGGCCGAGGTCGCCGCTGCCGATCCGCCGCGCGCCCTGCGTCAGGATCTGGATCGGCACGGTCATACGCCGGCTCAGAAAAAGAGAGACCAGCACCGCACATGCCAGCAGGATGACCAGGAGAAAAGTCGAGCGTCCGATCGACGCATAGATCGGCGCATAGGCTTCGGTGAGCGGCAGCTCGACGAACACCAGCCAGCCCAGCGAGGGGACCGTCGCATAGGTCGACAGCACGCGTTGACCGGACAGATCCTCCTTGACCAGGCCGCCCGAGGGGGGCCCGACGCCATCGAGCGCGGCGCGGACGTCGGCATGGCCGGAGAGATCGCTGCGACGCAACGCCGGCCACAGATCGGGATGCGCGATCAACAACCCCATCCGATCGACCACATAGGCCTTGCCGGTGTTGCCGACCCTGATCCCGGCGACGAGGTCCCAGATGAAGCGAAGATTGACCTCGGCGACAATCACATCGGGCGTGAGACCGGTTCCGCGCGTGGCGAGCGTCATGAACGGCTCGGTGTCACCGAGGAAGTAGACCGGTCCGTAATAGGCGCGGCTTTCATTGGCGCCGCGGAAGGCCTGCGAGGCGGAGAGGTCGGCCTTGCTGCCGATCCTGTCCGCGACGCGGCGCGACACGCGCACCTGCTCGCGGCCTTGGGCGTCGAGCTCGGCGATTTCCGCGATCGCGGGCGAGAGACGCAGGAGGCGGATGGCGTTCAGCCGCTGGTCCTCGTTCGTGGACAGCTCCGGGGGCAGGCGCGAGAGCCACCTGATCTGGTTTTCGATCTGGCCAATGAACTGGCCGATCTGGATCGCGGCGCTTGCTGCCTGCTCGCGCTGGGTCCTCGCCAGAAGCTGCTTCTGCTCGCGATAGGAGAACCAGACGTCGAAGCCGGTGTTGATGGCGAGCGCGGCAGAAGCGAGCGCGACGATCGAGTAGAGGTATTTGCGGAACAGCCGGCCGGCAGGCGGCCGCAAATCTCCCTGGTCGATCGTCTCGTTCACTCGCGGATCTCGTCGGCGCGCGCGAGCAGCGTGAATGGGAGCGTCAAATCCAGCGTGCGGGCGACCGTGCGGTTGATCAGGAGCTCATATTTCCGCGGCGATTGCACCGGCAGATCGCCGGCCTTGGTGCCGCGCAGGATGAGATCGACATAGTCGGCCGAACGCACTTCGAGCGTCGGCCCGTAGCTCATCAGCCCGCCCGCATCCATGAAATAATGAAACGGGTAAATCGTGGGCACGCGGTATTTCGCGGTTGCCGCGATGATCGCCTGCCGGTTGACCACCAGAAAGCTGTCGACGAGCGCGATCATCGCGGCCTTGGGCGGTTCGGTAAAGCGCCTGACGGCTTCGTCAATCTCCGTCGGCGCGCTGACGGGGGCGGGGACCACGGACACGCCGGACAGTGCTGCCTCTTGTTCGATGGAATCGAGGAAGAAGCGGCCGCCGCGAGGTGTGGTCGCCGGGTTGAACAGGATGCCGACGCGCGCAAGATCCGGCACGGCCTCCCGGATGAGCTGAAGCCATTTGCCACCCATCTCGGCGGTGCTGTTGGTGAAGCCGGTCACGTTGCCGCCGGGACGGGCAAGGCTTTCGACGAAGCCGTTGCCGACGGGATCGTTGGCGGTCGCGAACACGATCGGGATGGTTTTCGTGGCTTCGAGGACGGCCGCGGTTTCGATCGTCGAGCCGGTCAGGATCACATCCGGCTTGAGCGCCAGCAATTCCTGAACCGCGGTTTTCAGTCTATCCGGCGCGCCGAAGGTCGAACGGAGCTCAAGGCGGAAATTGACGCCTTCGACCCAGCCTCGCTGCCTCAAGCCCACGATGAGGCCACCCAGGCGGGAGGTCGGGCTGTCGATCATGCTCCTTCTGGTCAGTTCGTCGTCGAGCGGCAATGCGGTCAGCGATGCGACGACGCGCATGCGATCAGATGTCGCGCCGAGCGCCAGCCAGCCCGCGGCGGTCGTGCTGGCAAGGCGAATGAACCCGCGGCGATCCACCGCGAGAGCGGAAGGCCGTTCGGTCATGGATGTCTTTGCATGATGGTTTGCCCCAACCCGATGCTTTAGCCCGAACAGCCGGCATCCACAATTGATGAAAAAATGCGTTTGTGACTGCTCATTCGCAGCGGATCTCCGGCGTGGCCTGATTAACGCCGCAGCGTGAATTCTTCCGCGCCCCGCCGCTGCTCCCACTTCGCCTGTTCCAGCTCGGGCCGGTCGCATTCGATCTCGGGATAGCCGATGCAGAGATAGGCGATGAATTTCCAGGTGTCGGGCACGTCGAGAATGGCGTGGATGCGATCCGGATGGAGGATCGAGACCCAGCCAAGCCCGATGTCGTCGGCGCGCGCGGCCAGCCACATCGCGGTGATCGCCGCGACCACGGAATATTCCGTCGTCTCCGGCATCGTCGCGCGGCCGAGGCCGTGACCGGTGTCGCTGGCCTTGTCCGCGAACACGGCGAGGTGGCCGGGGGCCTGTTCGAGACCCGACAGTTTCAGCGTGGCGTAGCGCGCTGCGCGCTCACCAGCATAGGCATTCAGCGCGTCGGCGTTGCACGCTTTGAAGTCGTCGATCACGGCGCGACGCCGTGCGGCGTCGTCGACGATGACAAAGCGCCAGGGCTGGCTGAGGCCGACCGAGGGTGAGAGACAGGCCGTCTCGATCAGGCGATCGATGGCGCCGTCAGGCAACGGATCAGCGCGAAAGCGGCGCACGTCGCGGCGCCACACGAACAGCTCGCGCAAGTGCTGGCGAAAAATGTCGTCGAACTCGACCATCGCGTCACCCTCCGATCTGGACAGCTGCGGCAACCAGCAGGATCAGGATCTCGCCGGTCTGCTCGAACGCGCCGAGGATGTCGCCGGTCTGCCCGCCAATCTGGCGGATGGCAAGTCGCGCCAGCATCAGGCCGGCGAGGGAGAGCAGGATCAGGCTCACCAGCGCCTTGCCCGGCCCGAGCGCGAGCGTGAGCGCGAGGGTTCCAAGAGCGAATGCGATCGCAACGCTGCGGCCCGGCGGTGATCCGGCGCTCGCCGACAAGCCGTCAGGTCGTGCAGGCGCGACCTGCGACATGAAGGCCGGCAACCCCGCGCGGGCCGCAGTGTGCGCAGCGCACAGCGCGAGCGCGACTGCCCACGGATTGGCGATCGCCGCGAGCGCGCTCCAGCGCAGGCCGAAGGACAGGATCAGCGTGCAGACGCCATAGGTGCCGATCCGGCTGTCACGCATGATCTCGAGCTTGCGCTCGCGCGTGCGGCCGCCGCCGAGCCCGTCGGCGGTATCGGCAAGGCCGTCCTCGTGCAGCGCGCCGGTGATGAGGGCGGTCGCGGCCAGCGCGAGCAGGGCGGCAAGGTTCGGTGCCAGACCGAACCGGCTGGCGACCTTGTAGACCAAGGCGCCGGCAAGGCCGACCAGCAGTCCCGCGACGGGCAGGGCCCAGGTCGCGCGCGCGATGGCGCCGTCGGCCGCGGGCTTCGAAGGAGCGACCGGGAGGATCGTCACGAACGATGCCGCCGTTCTGAGATCGGCGATGACGTCTCGCAAGAATTCGTCGCGCGGCATCATTTCAGTTTCATCGGCAGGCCCGCGACGACGATCTCGACCTCGTCGGCAACGGCCGCGATGGCCTGGTTCATGAACCCGGCGGCGTCGCGGAAGCTCCGCGCCAGCGCGTTGTCAGGCACGATGCCAAGGCCGACCTCGTTGGTCACGAAGACGACGGGGCTCTTAAGGCGGGGCAGGGCGGTGACGAGCTCGCTCACCTCTCGTTCCCAATCGCGCTCCGCATGCATGAGGTTGGAGAGCCACAACGTCAGGCAATCGACGAGCCGCGCGCCGCCGCCATCGGTTGCGACCAGCGCGGGGACGAGATCGAGCGGCACTTCGCGTTCGATCCAGTCGGTTCCGCGGCGCGCGCGATGCCTCGCGATGCGCGCCTCCATTTCGGCATCGAGCGCCTCGGCCGTCGCGACATAGACCAGCTGCCCGGGTAAGGCGCGCGCGCGCATTTCCGCGCGCCTGCTCTTGCCCGACCGTGCTCCGCCGGTGATCAAAATGACCGCCATAAAGTCTCCTCTCGGCCTGCACTAATCACCAAACGCGGCCAAAAACAAAGCCGAAATCCGCCAGCCGGGGGCTTGCGCTTCGGCCACCCTTTGCGCAACAGGGGCGGGACAGGAGACGGGTGTGGGTTTTGCGGGTGCGATGGCGGTGGCGATGGCGGTGGATGCCCTGTTGGGCTGGCCGTCGTGGTTGTTCGCGCACATCGGCCATCCTGTCACCTGGCTGGGCCGGCTGATCTCTACCATCGACGCTGCCTGGAATCGGCCGTCCGATACGCCGGCATTCCGCCGCGCCGCGGGTCTCGCCGGTGCGCTCGTGGTGATCGCGCTCTCCGTCGCGCTCGGCTGGACGCTTCAGTCCTTGCTTGCCGTGGGCTGGATCCAGATCGTGCTGGTCGGCGTCCTGGCCTGGCCGCTGGTCGCCTTGCGTTCGTTGCACGACCACGTGGCTGCCGTCGCAAATCCCATGCGGGCCGGTGACACCGTCGCCGCACGCGAGGCGGTCTCGCGCATCGTCGGCCGCGATCCCGCAGCGCTCGACGAGGCCGGGATTGCTCGTGCGGCGATCGAGAGCCTCGCCGAGAATGCATCCGACGGCATCGTCGCACCGATGTTCTGGGGCGCGCTGTTCGGCTTGCCCGGCATTTTGGGCTACAAGGCGATCAACACGCTGGACTCCATGATCGGCCATCGCTCCGAGCGCCACGAAGCTTTCGGCTGGGCCGCGGCGCGCATCGACGATGTCGCCAATTTCATTCCGGCGCGGCTGACCGGCTGTCTGTTCGTGCTGCTGGCGCCACGGCGATCAGAGGCGCTGTCGTGCATGACGCGGGACGCACGCCGACATCGATCGCCCAATGCCGGCTGGCCGGAAGCCGCCATGGCCGGCGCGCTTGGTGTGCGGCTCAGCGGTCCGCGGATCTATCACGGCAGCACCACCAACGAGCCCTGGCTGAATGAAGGTGCGCGCGATCCGCTTGCCGCCGACATCGATCGGGGATTGACGGTTTACCGCCGCGCCATGCTGCTGCTCGCCGGTGTCCTTGCGATCCTGGCCTTCGCGTGAAAGAACAGCGCATGCGCGAGCACGGTGGAAATCTCGATCTGGCCCAGCAGCGTTTCGGTGGCCCCACGGAGCACTGGATCGATCTGTCGACTGGCATCAACCGCCTGCCTTATCCCGTGGGCGAGGTGAGCTCGCGCGCGTGGAGCGCGTTGCCGTCGCGCGCCGAGATCGAGGCGCTGCATCAGGCGGCGCGGCACGCCTACGGCACGAGCGCGGCGGTTGTCGCGCTTGGCGGCGCACAGGCCGCGATTCAACTGCTGCCGCAGCTCGCGCCGCCCGGCCGCGCGCGCATCCTCGCGCCGACCTACAACGAATATGCCGGGGTCCTC containing:
- the cobU gene encoding bifunctional adenosylcobinamide kinase/adenosylcobinamide-phosphate guanylyltransferase, whose protein sequence is MAVILITGGARSGKSRRAEMRARALPGQLVYVATAEALDAEMEARIARHRARRGTDWIEREVPLDLVPALVATDGGGARLVDCLTLWLSNLMHAERDWEREVSELVTALPRLKSPVVFVTNEVGLGIVPDNALARSFRDAAGFMNQAIAAVADEVEIVVAGLPMKLK
- a CDS encoding hybrid sensor histidine kinase/response regulator, with translation MNETIDQGDLRPPAGRLFRKYLYSIVALASAALAINTGFDVWFSYREQKQLLARTQREQAASAAIQIGQFIGQIENQIRWLSRLPPELSTNEDQRLNAIRLLRLSPAIAEIAELDAQGREQVRVSRRVADRIGSKADLSASQAFRGANESRAYYGPVYFLGDTEPFMTLATRGTGLTPDVIVAEVNLRFIWDLVAGIRVGNTGKAYVVDRMGLLIAHPDLWPALRRSDLSGHADVRAALDGVGPPSGGLVKEDLSGQRVLSTYATVPSLGWLVFVELPLTEAYAPIYASIGRSTFLLVILLACAVLVSLFLSRRMTVPIQILTQGARRIGSGDLGLRLAIRTGDELEALGDQFNRMAAHLRESYATLERKVIERTSELERTRDQALAEHDAAERARSAAVAANETKSRFLAVVSHELRTPLNGVMGVLQTLDDGSLGEVQRRHLTTAAASGETLIALVDGILEYARLEASAETLETRDFRLDQLIEAAADLMRPQASHKGLTFDLACDATINTSVHGDPVRLNRILLNLIGNAIKFTPRGVIGLSAAAEAHDDHVLLRITVRDTGIGIAPDMHERIFEDFVQADDSIARRFGGTGLGLAIARRLTRLMCGELTVASTPGTGSSFMLEVPLGLATTDIAQGAVQPPSRQLRVLLVDDDPVNCEVGEAMLKRLGHHATIATNGASAIAHARDQAFDVILMDLHMPDMDGVEAASRIRTLDLPTMPRIIAVTADMSRRARERLAGAGIAKIVSKPILINALREAIEDDAQNQPAAAQLAAGALIDRHLLDDQKELLGAAQIAKLHDLLEQTSEKLVEDIAKAAVIGDATQLARCAHQLGSGASALGLVRLFERCREVELAAVTMSTPECQSAARELAALRKASMSALDDLLRPA
- the bluB gene encoding 5,6-dimethylbenzimidazole synthase; the protein is MVEFDDIFRQHLRELFVWRRDVRRFRADPLPDGAIDRLIETACLSPSVGLSQPWRFVIVDDAARRRAVIDDFKACNADALNAYAGERAARYATLKLSGLEQAPGHLAVFADKASDTGHGLGRATMPETTEYSVVAAITAMWLAARADDIGLGWVSILHPDRIHAILDVPDTWKFIAYLCIGYPEIECDRPELEQAKWEQRRGAEEFTLRR
- a CDS encoding ABC transporter substrate-binding protein codes for the protein MTERPSALAVDRRGFIRLASTTAAGWLALGATSDRMRVVASLTALPLDDELTRRSMIDSPTSRLGGLIVGLRQRGWVEGVNFRLELRSTFGAPDRLKTAVQELLALKPDVILTGSTIETAAVLEATKTIPIVFATANDPVGNGFVESLARPGGNVTGFTNSTAEMGGKWLQLIREAVPDLARVGILFNPATTPRGGRFFLDSIEQEAALSGVSVVPAPVSAPTEIDEAVRRFTEPPKAAMIALVDSFLVVNRQAIIAATAKYRVPTIYPFHYFMDAGGLMSYGPTLEVRSADYVDLILRGTKAGDLPVQSPRKYELLINRTVARTLDLTLPFTLLARADEIRE
- the cbiB gene encoding adenosylcobinamide-phosphate synthase CbiB produces the protein MGFAGAMAVAMAVDALLGWPSWLFAHIGHPVTWLGRLISTIDAAWNRPSDTPAFRRAAGLAGALVVIALSVALGWTLQSLLAVGWIQIVLVGVLAWPLVALRSLHDHVAAVANPMRAGDTVAAREAVSRIVGRDPAALDEAGIARAAIESLAENASDGIVAPMFWGALFGLPGILGYKAINTLDSMIGHRSERHEAFGWAAARIDDVANFIPARLTGCLFVLLAPRRSEALSCMTRDARRHRSPNAGWPEAAMAGALGVRLSGPRIYHGSTTNEPWLNEGARDPLAADIDRGLTVYRRAMLLLAGVLAILAFA
- the cobS gene encoding adenosylcobinamide-GDP ribazoletransferase codes for the protein MMPRDEFLRDVIADLRTAASFVTILPVAPSKPAADGAIARATWALPVAGLLVGLAGALVYKVASRFGLAPNLAALLALAATALITGALHEDGLADTADGLGGGRTRERKLEIMRDSRIGTYGVCTLILSFGLRWSALAAIANPWAVALALCAAHTAARAGLPAFMSQVAPARPDGLSASAGSPPGRSVAIAFALGTLALTLALGPGKALVSLILLSLAGLMLARLAIRQIGGQTGDILGAFEQTGEILILLVAAAVQIGG